A genomic stretch from Mastacembelus armatus chromosome 12, fMasArm1.2, whole genome shotgun sequence includes:
- the s100z gene encoding protein S100-Z, which translates to MPSQLEGAMDALITVFYNYSGNDGDKYKLNKGELKQLLNSELTDFLTSQKDPMLVEKIMNDLDSNKDNEVDFNEFVVLVAALTVACNDFFQEQQKKSK; encoded by the exons ATGCCAAGCCAACTGGAAGGTGCCATGGATGCCCTCATAACAGTTTTCTACAACTACTCTGGAAATGATGGAGACAAATACAAGCTCAACAAGGGCGAGTTGAAGCAGCTCCTGAACAGTGAGCTCACTGACTTCCTCACG TCTCAGAAGGATCCAATGCTGGTGGAGAAAATCATGAATGACCTGGACTCCAACAAAGACAACGAGGTGGATTTCAATGAGTTTGTTGTGTTGGTGGCCGCTCTGACCGTGGCCTGCAACGACTTCTTCCAAGAGCAGCAGAAGAAATCCAAGTAG
- the ch25hl2 gene encoding cholesterol 25-hydroxylase-like protein 2, with product MSTGRLLRTEALSWMSDVDNVTGGQSQDLVLQPAWDYLHQNHHDLLRSPLFPVVLSVTTYFFLVGVYTVLDLLAPTWPCINRYKVHPDKPVTWPNIWTTLGVTIYNHLLYIFPAAVAQWLWRPPTPLPREAPTLWSFFLGILGCMVVFDFQYYLWHLLHHRVPWLYRTFHAVHHQYKETFSLVTQYLSGWELFSVGFWATVDPILLQCHCLTAWAFMVFNVYVSTEDHCGYDFPWALHNLVPFGIWGGAPKHDAHHQRPGTNFAPFFSHWDWLAGTHTVPNPSSKASAGEPDEIKGRKD from the coding sequence ATGAGCACAGGCAGGTTACTCAGAACTGAGGCTTTATCCTGGATGTCGGATGTAGACAACGTGACAGGGGGCCAGTCCCAGGACTTGGTCCTGCAGCCTGCATGGGACTACCTCCACCAGAACCATCACGACCTCCTGAGGAGCCCTCTGTTCCCTGTGGTCCTCTCTGTCACCACCTACTTCTTCCTGGTTGGTGTTTATACCGTGCTGGACCTGCTGGCTCCCACCTGGCCCTGCATAAACCGTTACAAGGTCCACCCTGACAAACCTGTCACCTGGCCAAACATCTGGACTACCCTGGGCGTCACCATCTACAACCACCTGCTGTACATCTTTCCTGCTGCAGTGGCCCAGTGGCTTTGGAGGCCTCCCACCCCTCTGCCCCGTGAAGCACCCACTCTCTGGAGCTTCTTCCTGGGCATCCTGGGCTGCATGGTAGTCTTTGACTTCCAGTATTACCTCTGGCACCTACTACACCACCGGGTTCCCTGGTTGTACCGCACCTTCCATGCTGTGCACCACCAGTACAAAGAGACTTTCAGCCTGGTCACCCAGTACCTGTCTGGCTGGGAGTTATTCAGCGTGGGATTCTGGGCTACAGTGGACCCTATCCTGCTCCAGTGCCACTGCCTCACAGCATGGGCCTTCATGGTCTTCAACGTCTATGTGTCCACTGAGGACCACTGCGGCTATGACTTCCCTTGGGCCCTGCATAACCTGGTGCCCTTTGGCATCTGGGGTGGTGCACCCAAGCATGATGCTCACCACCAGCGGCCCGGCACCAACTTCGCCCCATTCTTCTCTCACTGGGACTGGCTGGCAGGCACCCATACAGTGCCAAATCCCTCCAGCAAAGCTTCCGCGGGAGAGCCAGACGAGATAAAAGGGAGAAAAGACTAA
- the f2rl1.2 gene encoding coagulation factor II (thrombin) receptor-like 1, tandem duplicate 2, producing MDLTRLLSLLFVFCCFSATTATNGTRGKTRGFFGVLEPDKSGQVAVDPATSHTLKSGLTTVFLPIIYIIVFVVGLPANGMALWVFLYRTKKKHPSSIYMANLALADLLFVIWIPLKIAYHLNGNNWTYGEPLCKVLVGFFYGNMYCSVLFIACLSVQRYWVVAHPLSQQRKNNKVAIGVCVAIWVFILLTSTPLFLYDHTAKLKDPNITTCHDVNIIHDPLDPYSSIWLPFYYFILMALVVFLVPCLVIIVAYIFLLRALGNMEESTASKNRLKVVLLIVTVLVTFLVCFIPSNIMLVVHYSLLKDGYRDNGYSFYISTLCLASLNSCLDPFIYYFVSEDFRNQVKNTFLCRSNRAVERMRVSFSSMKYSKKSKSYVSESGNTQTSSC from the exons ATGGATTTAACTCGGTTATTATCGCTGCTCTTcgttttctgctgcttctccgCCACAACCGCCACAAACGGCACAAGGG gTAAAACTCGTGGGTTCTTCGGGGTCTTAGAGCCCGACAAATCAGGACAAGTAGCTGTGGATCCAgccacatcacacacactgaagagtGGACTCACCACAGTCTTCCTCCCCATCATCTACATAATCGTATTTGTGGTGGGACTTCCTGCCAATGGCATGGCCCTCTGGGTGTTCCTGTACCGGACCAAGAAGAAGCACCCCTCGTCCATCTACATGGCCAACCTGGCCCTGGCTGACCTGCTTTTTGTCATCTGGATACCCCTAAAAATTGCCTACCACTTAAACGGCAACAACTGGACCTACGGCGAGCCGCTGTGCAAAGTCCTCGTGGGCTTCTTCTACGGGAACATGTACTGCTCTGTGCTGTTCATCGCCTGCCTCAGCGTGCAGCGGTACTGGGTCGTGGCGCACCCTCTGTCCCAGCAGAGGAAGAACAACAAAGTGGCTATTGGCGTCTGTGTGGCCATCTGGGTTTTCATCTTGCTCACCAGCACTCCTCTGTTCCTGTATGACCACACCGCCAAACTCAAAGACCCCAACATAACCACCTGCCACGACGTCAACATCATACACGACCCCCTGGACCCTTACTCCTCCATCTGGCTCCCCTTCTACTACTTCATCCTCATGGCTCTGGTCGTGTTCCTCGTCCCCTGTCTAGTGATCATCGTGGCCTATATTTTCTTACTCAGGGCTCTGGGGAACATGGAGGAAAGTACGGCGTCAAAGAACCGACTGAAAGTCGTGTTGTTGATTGTGACTGTCCTGGTGACGTTCCTGGTGTGTTTCATTCCCAGCAACATCATGCTGGTGGTGCATTATTCTCTGCTGAAAGATGGGTACAGAGATAACGGTTACAGCTTCTACATCTCCACATTATGTCTGGCCAGTCTCAACAGCTGCCTGGACCCTTTCATCTACTACTTTGTGTCTGAGGACTTCAGAAACCAGGTGAAGAACACGTTCCTGTGCAGGAGCAACAGGGCTGTGGAGAGAATGAGAGTTTCATTCAGTTCCATGAAATACTCCAAGAAGAGCAAGTCGTACGTGTCGGAGAGCGGGAACACACAGACCAGTAGCTGTTAG
- the f2rl1.1 gene encoding proteinase-activated receptor 2: protein MALRTRWFLLLLLWCCVRTCLSQNNCASDRGLTGTETVDGVCVTSQAKNILTSRLTTVFIPVIYIVVFAVGLPANALAIWVFLFRTKKKHPSSIFMANLALSDLLFVIWVPLKIAYHFNGNNWIYGEGLCKVLVAFFYGNMYSSISFIACMSVQRYRAVVHPLSTQHRSNCIAVSVSIVIWVVVWLLTIPLYLYDQQVRVLNLEILTCHDVTKPSQKEIAAGYFLTMGTVGFVVPTVVCVVSYVLMLKSLRNEMEDATITKRRQKAVVLIVTVLVMFLLCFTPSNIMLLVHYILLLGEADNNLYGFYITALCLASLNSCIDPFVYYFISEDFRDHVKNTFLCRSERTVERMRVSFSALKYSKKSNTYTSDSGNTQSTQC from the exons ATGGCTCTTAGGACGCGATGgttcctgctgctcctgctttgGTGCTGTGTGCGGACCTGCCTGTCGCAGAACA ACTGTGCCTCAGACAGAGGCCTCACAGGCACAGAGACCGTAGATGGAGTGTGTGTCACCTCCCAGGCCAAAAACATCCTGACCAGTCGTCTGACAACCGTCTTCATCCCAGTCATCTACATCGTCGTGTTCGCTGTGGGGCTGCCCGCCAACGCCTTGGCAATCTGGGTGTTCCTCTTCAGGACCAAGAAAAAGCACCCGTCGTCGATCTTCATGGCCAACCTGGCCTTGTCAGACCTGCTCTTTGTCATCTGGGTCCCTTTAAAAATAGCGTACCACTTTAACGGCAACAACTGGATCTACGGAGAGGGTCTGTGCAAGGTGCTGGTTGCCTTTTTCTACGGCAACATGTACTCCTCCATCTCCTTCATCGCCTGTATGAGCGTCCAGCGTTACCGTGCCGTGGTCCACCCCCTGTCCACGCAGCACAGGAGCAACTGTATCGCTGTGTCCGTCTCCATCGTCATCTGGGTGGTGGTCTGGCTTCTCACCATCCCCCTCTACCTGTACGACCAACAGGTGCGTGTACTAAACCTCGAGATCCTCACCTGCCACGATGTCACCAAGCCCAGTCAAAAGGAAATAGCAGCGGGTTACTTCCTGACAATGGGAACTGTGGGATTTGTTGTTCCCACCGTTGTGTGCGTCGTATCCTACGTCCTCATGCTCAAGTCCCTGAGGAACGAAATGGAGGATGCTACCATCACCAAGAGGCGGCAGAAAGCTGTGGTCTTGATCGTCACCGTCCTGGTTATGTTTTTGCTCTGTTTCACCCCCAGTAACATCATGTTGCTGGTGCACTACATCCTCCTGTTGGGTGAGGCCGACAACAACTTGTACGGCTTTTACATCACCGCCCTGTGCCTGGCGAGCCTCAACAGCTGCATCGACCCGTTTGTTTACTACTTCATCTCTGAGGACTTCAGGGACCACGTGAAGAACACGTTCCTCTGCAGGAGCGAGAGGACGGTGGAGAGGATGAGGGTCTCCTTCAGCGCCCTGAAATACTCCAAGAAGAGCAACACGTACACGTCTGATTCAGGGAACACTCAGAGCACTCAGTGCTAG
- the LOC113125013 gene encoding proteinase-activated receptor 1-like: protein MFSGLFHCLLVLVVCACSPSAAKHNGTMRGRTFIVFDNSVTDEPIDWNSVNEEEDNNELNGTSGRTHNIIRPEISEEVLLFLSGPVSTILIPSFYTLVFIISVPVNFCALLAFAHKIRPKKPAAIYMLNLACADLLFGMLLPFKISYHFRGNNWIFGSVMCRVVTAVFYWNMYCSVLLIACISVDRLLAVVYPIHSLTWRTPRKTVIACVAMWIISLAGSVPLVVSNQTVQIRTLNITTCHDVQSISKILHYKIYFITLCCALFFLPLLVTVVSYTRVIWSLGRVPDGFPGRSHKRTRAVVMAGTVLVIFVLCFMPTNCLMLAHYLQFQGGTKNNLETPDGSYTAYLVFLCLGSLNCLLDPLVYYFGSSQCQRQVSSALRCQKTTKRRSISHSSSDSCRSSSRAILKTSCTESSKIDTPLAKIDPFQADLNSQYKKLLV from the exons ATGTTTTCGGggctttttcattgtttgttggTGCTTGTGGTTTGTGCATGTTCGCCATCAGCTGCAAAACACAACG gcaCCATGCGAGGCAGGACTTTTATCGTATTTGACAATTCAGTCACAGATGAACCAATAGACTGGAACAGTGTTAATGAAGAAGAGGATAATAATGAACTTAATGGTACGAGTGGTCGGACGCATAACATAATCAGGCCGGAGATCTCAGAGGAGGTGCTACTGTTTCTCTCGGGGCCTGTGTCCACCATCCTCATACCTTCCTTCTACACACTGGTCTTCATCATCAGCGTGCCAGTCAACTTCTGCGCCTTGCTGGCCTTCGCTCACAAGATCCGACCCAAGAAACCGGCAGCCATCTACATGCTGAACCTGGCCTGTGCTGATCTGCTGTTTGGCATGCTGCTTCCCTTCAAGATCTCCTACCACTTCCGCGGCAACAACTGGATATTCGGCTCGGTCATGTGCCGTGTGGTCACTGCAGTCTTTTACTGGAACATGTATTGCTCCGTTCTGCTCATAGCGTGCATCAGTGTGGACCGGCTTCTTGCTGTAGTGTACCCCATCCACTCCCTGACCTGGAGGACGCCGCGGAAGACGGTCATAGCCTGCGTAGCCATGTGGATAATATCCCTGGCTGGCTCGGTGCCCCTTGTCGTCTCCAACCAGACGGTTCAAATACGGACGTTAAACATCACTACCTGCCATGATGTCCAGTCCATAAGTAAGATCTTGCACTACAAAATCTACTTCATCACCCTGTGCTGCGCCCTGTTCTTCCTGCCGCTGCTCGTCACGGTGGTGTCCTACACTCGGGTGATCTGGTCCCTGGGAAGGGTCCCGGACGGGTTCCCAGGACGCTCACACAAAAGAACGAGAGCAGTGGTGATGGCTGGGACAGTCCTGGTGATCTTTGTGCTCTGCTTCATGCCCACAAACTGTCTGATGCTGGCCCACTACCTGCAGTTTCAGGGAGGCACTAAGAACAACCTGGAGACCCCTGATGGCTCCTACACAGCCTATCTGGTCTTCTTGTGTTTGGGAAGTCTGAACTGCCTCCTGGATCCTCTGGTCTACTACTTTGGATCATCCCAGTGCCAGAGACAAGTGTCCAGCGCCCTGAGGTGTCAGAAGACGACAAAGAGAAGAAGCATCAGTCATTCATCGTCTGATTCATGCAGATCCAGCTCCAGAGCCATTCTGAAAACCAGCTGCACAGAAAGCTCCAAAATAGACACTCCACTGGCCAAAATAGACCCGTTCCAGGCAGACCTCAACAGCCAGTACAAGAAACTACTGGTCTGA
- the LOC113125100 gene encoding proteinase-activated receptor 3-like, with product MGKLFFFLVFVFCLSGSLQNEEKNSGAPFVVPRTFRGTLVNKTKVLNGTQAPSPLPEMKLFSNSTAEYLRGALSTQVIPSIYLLVVIFGVPANIGILFTLASKIRKVSSAILYCSLAVSDLFLLISLLFKAQYHLLGNHWALGEAACRVVTACFYGNLYCSAHTLACISIKRYLAVVHPFMYKSLPKRMCTAWVTLGVWVVFGAAIIPELLIQQTYRIPEIDRITCHDILPLDDKSHSFLLYYNLFLTLLCLLVPLVVTVVCYARIIFELKQSHHDWTTYIRASSLMFVIFLVCFTPAGVLHFLHYVKLFRDGTESLYVNFNVAVCLCCLHACLDPFLFLLMSKSAGSKSYSRTFTNGKTLSISV from the exons ATGGGGaaacttttcttcttcctcGTCTTTGTCTTCTGTCTAAGCGGTTCCCTTCAAAACGAAG aGAAGAACAGTGGAGCTCCCTTTGTGGTGCCCAGAACATTTAGAGGGACCCTGGTCAATAAGACTAAAGTCCTAAATGGGACTCAAGCTCCCAGTCCCCTTCCGGAAATGAAGTTATTCAGCAACAGCACAGCAGAGTACCTCCGTGGGGCCCTGAGCACCCAAGTCATACCCAGTATCTATTTATTGGTGGTTATTTTCGGGGTCCCGGCCAACATCGGCATCTTGTTCACACTGGCCTCTAAAATTAGGAAGGTGTCCTCTGCCATCCTCTACTGCAGCCTGGCAGTGTCcgacctcttcctcctcatctccctcctcttcaAGGCTCAATACCATCTCCTTGGAAACCACTGGGCTCTCGGAGAAGCTGCGTGCCGAGTGGTCACGGCCTGTTTCTATGGCAACCTGTACTGCTCTGCCCACACGCTGGCCTGCATCAGCATCAAGCGCTATCTGGCCGTAGTGCACCCGTTCATGTACAAGAGCCTCCCGAAGAGGATGTGCACAGCCTGGGTCACGCTGGGCGTATGGGTGGTGTTTGGTGCCGCCATCATCCCTGAGCTCCTTATCCAGCAGACCTACCGGATCCCTGAGATAGACCGCATCACCTGCCACGACATACTACCTCTGGATGACAAGTCCCATTCCTTTCTACTCTACTACAACCTGTTCCTGACCCTCCTCTGCCTGCTGGTGCCGCTGGTGGTCACGGTTGTTTGTTACGCCCGAATCATTTTTGAGCTCAAACAATCGCACCACGACTGGACGACGTACATCAGGGCCAGCTCGCTGATGTTCGTCATCTTCCTGGTGTGTTTCACCCCTGCCGGTGTCCTGCACTTCCTCCATTATGTGAAACTGTTTAGGGACGGAACAGAAAGTTTATATGTGAACTTCAATGTGGCGGTGTGCCTGTGCTGCCTCCATGCCTGCCTGGAccccttcctctttctcctcatgTCCAAGTCTGCAGGCTCCAAGTCTTATTCCAGGACTTTTACTAACGGCAAGACCCTGAGCATTTCTGTCTAA